The Megalobrama amblycephala isolate DHTTF-2021 linkage group LG1, ASM1881202v1, whole genome shotgun sequence genome segment aaggatcatgtgacactgaagactggagtaatgatgctgaaaattcagctttgcatcacaggaataaattactttgtgaaatatattcaaatagaaaacagttattttaaattgtaataatatttcacaatattactgttttttactgtatttttaattaaataaatgtagccttggtgagcagacgaaacttctttaaaaaacattaaaaatcttagtggttccaaacttttggactgtactgtatatatatatatatatatatatatatatatatatatatatatatatatatatatatgtatttatttttttgacagaTTGCAGGATTAGACAGTCAAGGAGGAAGGATCGTTCATTTAGGAGTAAGtgattcaaacacacacaccaaagGCCATTTCACAAACTTCTGTCAGGGCTTCGACATTGTGATGTACAACATCATTTATCATTCGCAGAttactaaacaaatatttgatttatttaataaatgtcttCATGAATCATTTTCAGTCTGCTTCTGTTAATTTTTAATCCGAAAGAAAAGGATCATAGTCATTTTGGAGAACACGTTGATTGTTTGTGGAAGTATATTTCTTCAGATTTACTATAGAGATATGAATTCTCTTCTTTTCTGTCTTTTCCATTTGTGCAGGAATAAATGAGGCTCCTATATAGTAAGTCAATGAACCCACACTGATTGACATGTTTTTGTGatatgtgtgcttgtgtgtgtgagtcttttttaaaattctttttAACTCTAATGCAAAGTCTTCTTATGGTTAATGATTGTTGTTGTCAGTTGCAGCAATTCTGATGTGGCGTCTCATCAAGCAAATTCTCAAGACAAACAAAGGGGTAAactaacacacaaacacacattggGTTTCCACGTtctatggggactttccatgatttttatactgtacaaactgtatattctatcccctaaccttAAACCTGTCCATCACAGAAGACCttaagcatttttacattttcaaataatttaattcaCAATGATTTATAAGCAGTTTTCCTCATGaggacaaaaacaaataaacaaacaaaaaaagtccccacaagataaaaaaaattactatataaaataaaaattggaaTTACCGGGACATTTGGTCCTCTTTATGTAGATTTTATGTAGTTTGTAGGTTTACcaggatcacacacacacaaactaacaGCTAAACAATACATGTTGAATGTTTCAGGATTCTTGTTGAACAGATTTGTCAAGAAAGCACATGTAACTTTTATTTCTCTGTATGTGTGTTGAACTGCAGACCCGTTTCTCCAGCTGGTTTCTCTCCAGAAGGCGTCAGGCTGCTGGGAGCTGGACGCCACACTGGCTGATGTGTTTGGGAAGACGGAGGAtgagctgaccaatcagaaaccAGCACAGGTGAGAGATGTGATGAAATAATAAGACAGCGATGATTGTGTCCAGTGTCCAGTAACAAATGCAGTGGATGATGGTTTGTCCACAGGTGGATGGGTCAGTATGGGCCACTCTCCTGGCTCTGATCTGGTTATACAGCTGTAAAATAGAGCAGCAGGTCGAGTGGCAGTTTGTGGCCATGAAGGCAGCGTCATGGATCGGCTCTCAGAAAGGTGGGATCTCCATTCCAGAACACGTTCATTCAGATATCTTCAGTTCTTTGACACACACTGAtgatttgagtgtgtgtgtgtttcagtgggCGATCtgtctcagtgtgtgtgtgtgggtaatGCCCTGCTCGGATGTCAGATGACCAAAGAAACACTGGGAATCTGAAGACGTCAGTGTTTCTACTTCCTGTGCCGTCTAATAAAGGATTTACTGTATAAACAGATTTAAGATTTATCATTTGATATCATGTTCTTCTCATTCCTCAATGGTTTCATCACATTAGGGGAAAAAATCCggctaacagaattttgttatatgAACATTCtacaaatattcagtgttggttctgggaacataaaaaatgtccagttttcttgactATAGAGGAATGTGTTTTAAAAGTACgatgttcctcaaacgttctttcaacttaattttggtttaaaattcaacattctggGAAAGTTGATTTGTAAcaattcaaaaacataaaaatgtccagtttccttaatgttagtagaacgttatttaaaggttagtatgatgttcctgaaacattctttcaatcattcaaacacctgctgtgaacaaacactgaaagaaagagaaataagaacacaaactacaactttcttcagccacagccttagatgaactgaagataaaagacattcaagatctgattaaacaactccacattaccagcttcacttattactaaccagactgactttatttctgtcacgtCTACAgcagttcttattgagaattagcagaagtttagatgttgatgtcttcttgaaaatgttttgtttgaggTAACCACCATGGAGATCAGTGTTTGATTTAGTTGAGCTCATGACCCTTGATTTTTATGGGGTTGCTTATTTAtcagatgtttttgaaaaatgtttccgCTGATAAATCAGAGCAACATGTTTGTTTTAACAGTCATATGACACCATTAAATTATAAACCACTACTTTTTCTGTAGTTTTGCTTACTGTCAACGTATTTCATATCATAACAAATGGAAAAAAGgcaacaaataaacatttaaactggTGCTGGTTAAACATCTCTCATCATATGGGGTTAGGATTTCGACAGCAGTATATACAGCAGAAAATTAGTTTGGCATAGAAATCACTGCacttaattaatattcatgagtcaAACGTCTCAAATTAAATAGCGCGACGCGTCTTCTGCACACAGTCAACGGTCCTCTGACTGATGCTACAGCGTGAACAACTTCTAGAAATCGGCTTTTCTTCCCCAAACACGCGGTAATTTGATCAGGAACACTGATTAACTCATTAAACGAGTCTTCTGTGACGATTTAAGGCAGATTTAAAGGCAGTATTTCGGATTCTTCACTTTCTTTCACGTTCGAAGTAGATCATCTAGTCAGTTCCTCTAACGGAGGGTGAAAATGATGAACTGCGGTCTTGTGACTGAGAAAAATGAGCCAGGTATGAATTCACCTTTATACTTTTACTCTTTCCGAAATTATTGTTTAATAGCCGACGTGGGTGAACTGTAGTGTTTTTCAAACAGGGAAGTTTGTCGCGAGGACTTTATCTCAGTATTATTTTATAGTGAAGgtagattttaatttttaattatatctAAGTTACACGTTCGAGTTTTATGTTAATGTAGAGAGTCTAATAGatgttattttttatcaaaGAGCTGTATTTGAGGTGTATTTGTGATGTTGTTATGTTGGTTTGTGTGACTCAGTGCCTCTGAAGAGCATCTCAGTGGAGGTTCGGGTTCAGGATCATGTAGCCACAGTCTCCTCCACTCTGCAGTATGTGAATGAGGAAGAGCGCCCCCTGGAGGCCTTGTTCGTCTTCCCTCTGCCTGCTGATGCTGCTGTCTGCCACTTCAGTGCCAAGATCGGAGAGCAGGAGATTGTGGCAGAGGTGCAAGAAAGAAAAACCGTGAGTCCAAATACAAAACCTGCAGGATGATGATTAGCGTATTCATAATACACATCACCATGTAACAAGATTGTATCTTGCAGGCGAGGGATCGTTATGATGATGCTGTGAGTTCGGGTCAGCAGGCGTTTCTGTTGGAAGAGAGCGAAGAGAGTCTAGATGTGTTCAGACTGAGTGTCGGGTGTCTGTCGCCGGGTCAGAACGCTGCCGTCACCATCATCTACGTCACCGAGCTCGCTGTGCAGGCCGACCACTCGCTGCGCTTCTGTCTGCCGGCTGTACTCAACCCCCGATACACACCAGCAGGTACTACAGCAGCTGCTGACACACACTTTATTAGTGGAGAGAAGCTGATTctaacactgtgtgtgtgtgtgtgtgtgtgtgtgtgtgtgtgtgtgtgtgtgtcaggttcAGCGGCTGGTATAGTCTCAGAGATTTCATCAGGATGTGGATCTGTTCCCTACACGCTGACTCTCAGTGTCCATGTGAGCTCTCCAAAGCCCATCTCCAAACTAGAGTCCAGCTGCACTCTGGATCCTCTAGTGTTCCTCCACTCTGATCACACTCAGGCGACGGTACTGTGTGTC includes the following:
- the LOC125250433 gene encoding von Willebrand factor A domain-containing protein 5A-like; the encoded protein is MSSDCRIRQSRRKDRSFRRINEAPIYCSNSDVASHQANSQDKQRDPFLQLVSLQKASGCWELDATLADVFGKTEDELTNQKPAQVDGSVWATLLALIWLYSCKIEQQVEWQFVAMKAASWIGSQKVGDLSQCVCVGNALLGCQMTKETLGI